A single genomic interval of Hoplias malabaricus isolate fHopMal1 chromosome 7, fHopMal1.hap1, whole genome shotgun sequence harbors:
- the LOC136702389 gene encoding uncharacterized protein isoform X2 — protein MDKPKKDKVRNREKKKRRWKWWKRDLKICGEEGNEDGSKSPQGADGETDVVSVSLSSETPESSGRKVVSEDVITSDQTESTIQTNLRHSALEVTLQPEDEDTVIRALLDIDIVHKTLGKKKSTVFKIRSRTKRHLVQTLMSRLMGAEELGDAHLSFLRLGMEVARLKECLDTHLDQTETSVDTALEEDKAQTQAEAVQVPMDSGSVDSPLNLDNTHRDTAVEPETDTDGEVIQVPVDTAVDMPLGDELLESNPDPNHTLSELLQSVEDDAEPAGQQTLEEGTLSGEELDTVKELLDALLLDVAVLSLEENKEQLDAADEAEAQTQAEAVQVPMDSGSVDSPLNVDNTHRDTAVEPETDTDGEVIQVPVDTAVDMPLGDELLESNPDPTHTLSKLEALQMVEDDAEPAGQQTLGPKLKVESAPVKSDLTEEHLYLSDTDPSAYQCLDDTDAVDAGPPPEYPAKKKTRRGTRGKGRKINYKKDPEEPKRGEASADTTRDHTQDKQVWRQSTALPGGQSKRPPETASWLQWRTRQIAQQQVPPTSQGRDRGHRPAESLAQARHEPTRPSRERTGEGGKGDLMSRTHWGQDVVSLKTFERQNRERPKLKVKSAPAESNITEEHLHLSDTDPSADQCLVKGLIGPGQTRSGVRDNDQSQDDTDAVDAGPPPEYPAKKKTRRGTRGKGRKINYKKDPEEPKRGEASADTTRDHTQDKQVWRQSTALPGGQSKRPPETASWMQWRTRQIAQQQVPPTSQGRDRGHRPAESLAQARHEPTRPSRERTGEGGKGNLMSRTHRGQDVVSLKTFERPNRERRKAE, from the exons ATGGACAAACCCAAGAAGGACAAGGtgaggaacagagagaagaagaagaggaggtggAAGTGGTGGAAAAGAGACCTCAAAATCTGTGGAGAGGAAGGAAACGAAGACGGCAGCAAGAGTCCACAGGGCGCAGATGGAGAAACGGACGTGGTGTCTGTGTCCCTCAGCTCGGAGACACCTGAGAGCAGTGGACGTAAGGTCGTCTCTGAAGACGTGATAACTTCAGATCAGACGGAGAGCACCATCCAAACAaatctga GACACAGTGCTCTGGAGGTGACTCTCCAACCAGAGGACGAGGACACTGTCATTCGGGCGCTGCTGGATATTGACATTGTCCACAAAACTCTGG GAAAAAAGAAGAGCACCGTGTTCAAAATCAGATCCAGAACCAAACGCCATCTGGTCCAGACACTGATGTCCAGACTGATGGGAGCCGAGGAGCTGGGGGACGCCCATCTCAGTTTCCTGCGACTCG GGATGGAGGTGGCGCGCCTCAAAGAATGTTTGGACACACACCTGGACCAGACAGAGACCTCAGTGGACACAGCTCTGG AAGAAGACAAGGCTCAAACCCAGGCTGAAGCCGTCCAGGTTCCTATGGACTCAGGGAGTGTGGACAGTCCTCTGA ATttggacaacacacacagagacactgcagtTGAACCTGAGACTGACACTGATGGTGAAGTCATCCAGGTTCCTGTGGACACTGCTGTGGACATGCCTCTAG GTGATGAGCTGCTAGAGAGCAATCCTGACCCCAACCACACGCTCAGTGAGCTCCTGCAGTCGGTGGAAGACGATGCTGAACCGGCTGGTCAGCAGACTCTGG AAGAGGGGACCCTCTCCGGAGAGGAGCTGGACACTGTCAAAGAGCTGCTGGACGCTCTGCTCCTGGACGTGGCGGTGCTGTctctgg AAGAAAACAAGGAACAATTGGATGCTGCTGATGAAGCTGAGGCTCAAACCCAGGCTGAAGCCGTCCAGGTTCCTATGGACTCAGGGAGTGTGGACAGTCCTCTGA ATgtggacaacacacacagagacactgcagtTGAACCTGAGACTGACACTGATGGTGAAGTCATCCAGGTTCCTGTGGACACTGCTGTGGACATGCCTCTAG GTGATGAGCTGCTAGAGAGCAATCCTGACCCAACCCACACGCTCAGTAAGCTGGAAGCGCTGCAGATGGTGGAAGACGATGCTGAACCGGCTGGTCAGCAAACTCTGG GACCTAAGCTGAAGGTGGAGAGTGCTCCAGTGAAGAGTGATCTCACTGAGGAGCACCTTTATCTCAGTGATACTGACCCCAGCGCTTACCAGTGTCTGG ATGACACGGACGCTGTGGACGCTGGTCCTCCCCCTGAGTATCCTGCTAAAAAGAAAACACGAAGAGGAACGAGGGGAAAGGGGAGGAAGATAAACTATAAGAAGGACCCCGAGGAGCCAAAGAGAGGAGAGGCTTCAGCAGACACAACCAGAGACCACACTCAGGACAAACAGGTGTGGAGACAGAGTACAGCCCTGCCAGGTGGGCAGAGTAAGAGACCACCTGAAACAGCCTCTTGGCTGCAGTGGAGGACCAGGCAGATAGCACAGCAGCAAGTGCCTCCCACCAGTCAGGGAAGAGACAGAGGACACCGCCCTGCTGAG TCTCTTGCTCAGGCCAGACACGAGCCCACTCGTCCATCAAGGGAGAGGACAGGAGAGGGAGGAAAAGGCGATCTAATGAGCAGAACCCACTGGGGGCAGGATGTTGTGTCCCTCAAGACCTTCGAGAGGCAGAATAGGGAGAGACCTAAGCTGAAGGTGAAGAGTGCTCCAGCTGAGAGTAACATCACTGAGGAGCACCTTCACCTCAGCGATACTGACCCCAGTGCTGACCAGTGTCTGG TTAAAGGCCTGATTGGACCAGGGCAGACCAGGAGTGGGGTCAGAGACAATGATCAGTCCCAGG ATGACACGGACGCTGTGGACGCTGGTCCTCCCCCTGAGTATCCTGCTAAAAAGAAAACACGAAGAGGAACGAGGGGAAAGGGGAGGAAGATAAACTATAAGAAGGACCCCGAGGAGCCAAAGAGAGGAGAGGCTTCAGCAGACACAACCAGAGACCACACTCAGGACAAACAGGTGTGGAGACAGAGTACAGCCCTGCCAGGTGGGCAGAGTAAGAGACCACCTGAAACAGCCTCTTGGATG
- the LOC136702389 gene encoding uncharacterized protein isoform X1, with amino-acid sequence MDKPKKDKVRNREKKKRRWKWWKRDLKICGEEGNEDGSKSPQGADGETDVVSVSLSSETPESSGRKVVSEDVITSDQTESTIQTNLRHSALEVTLQPEDEDTVIRALLDIDIVHKTLGKKKSTVFKIRSRTKRHLVQTLMSRLMGAEELGDAHLSFLRLGMEVARLKECLDTHLDQTETSVDTALEEDKAQTQAEAVQVPMDSGSVDSPLNLDNTHRDTAVEPETDTDGEVIQVPVDTAVDMPLAGDELLESNPDPNHTLSELLQSVEDDAEPAGQQTLEEGTLSGEELDTVKELLDALLLDVAVLSLEENKEQLDAADEAEAQTQAEAVQVPMDSGSVDSPLNVDNTHRDTAVEPETDTDGEVIQVPVDTAVDMPLGDELLESNPDPTHTLSKLEALQMVEDDAEPAGQQTLGPKLKVESAPVKSDLTEEHLYLSDTDPSAYQCLDDTDAVDAGPPPEYPAKKKTRRGTRGKGRKINYKKDPEEPKRGEASADTTRDHTQDKQVWRQSTALPGGQSKRPPETASWLQWRTRQIAQQQVPPTSQGRDRGHRPAESLAQARHEPTRPSRERTGEGGKGDLMSRTHWGQDVVSLKTFERQNRERPKLKVKSAPAESNITEEHLHLSDTDPSADQCLVKGLIGPGQTRSGVRDNDQSQDDTDAVDAGPPPEYPAKKKTRRGTRGKGRKINYKKDPEEPKRGEASADTTRDHTQDKQVWRQSTALPGGQSKRPPETASWMQWRTRQIAQQQVPPTSQGRDRGHRPAESLAQARHEPTRPSRERTGEGGKGNLMSRTHRGQDVVSLKTFERPNRERRKAE; translated from the exons ATGGACAAACCCAAGAAGGACAAGGtgaggaacagagagaagaagaagaggaggtggAAGTGGTGGAAAAGAGACCTCAAAATCTGTGGAGAGGAAGGAAACGAAGACGGCAGCAAGAGTCCACAGGGCGCAGATGGAGAAACGGACGTGGTGTCTGTGTCCCTCAGCTCGGAGACACCTGAGAGCAGTGGACGTAAGGTCGTCTCTGAAGACGTGATAACTTCAGATCAGACGGAGAGCACCATCCAAACAaatctga GACACAGTGCTCTGGAGGTGACTCTCCAACCAGAGGACGAGGACACTGTCATTCGGGCGCTGCTGGATATTGACATTGTCCACAAAACTCTGG GAAAAAAGAAGAGCACCGTGTTCAAAATCAGATCCAGAACCAAACGCCATCTGGTCCAGACACTGATGTCCAGACTGATGGGAGCCGAGGAGCTGGGGGACGCCCATCTCAGTTTCCTGCGACTCG GGATGGAGGTGGCGCGCCTCAAAGAATGTTTGGACACACACCTGGACCAGACAGAGACCTCAGTGGACACAGCTCTGG AAGAAGACAAGGCTCAAACCCAGGCTGAAGCCGTCCAGGTTCCTATGGACTCAGGGAGTGTGGACAGTCCTCTGA ATttggacaacacacacagagacactgcagtTGAACCTGAGACTGACACTGATGGTGAAGTCATCCAGGTTCCTGTGGACACTGCTGTGGACATGCCTCTAG CAGGTGATGAGCTGCTAGAGAGCAATCCTGACCCCAACCACACGCTCAGTGAGCTCCTGCAGTCGGTGGAAGACGATGCTGAACCGGCTGGTCAGCAGACTCTGG AAGAGGGGACCCTCTCCGGAGAGGAGCTGGACACTGTCAAAGAGCTGCTGGACGCTCTGCTCCTGGACGTGGCGGTGCTGTctctgg AAGAAAACAAGGAACAATTGGATGCTGCTGATGAAGCTGAGGCTCAAACCCAGGCTGAAGCCGTCCAGGTTCCTATGGACTCAGGGAGTGTGGACAGTCCTCTGA ATgtggacaacacacacagagacactgcagtTGAACCTGAGACTGACACTGATGGTGAAGTCATCCAGGTTCCTGTGGACACTGCTGTGGACATGCCTCTAG GTGATGAGCTGCTAGAGAGCAATCCTGACCCAACCCACACGCTCAGTAAGCTGGAAGCGCTGCAGATGGTGGAAGACGATGCTGAACCGGCTGGTCAGCAAACTCTGG GACCTAAGCTGAAGGTGGAGAGTGCTCCAGTGAAGAGTGATCTCACTGAGGAGCACCTTTATCTCAGTGATACTGACCCCAGCGCTTACCAGTGTCTGG ATGACACGGACGCTGTGGACGCTGGTCCTCCCCCTGAGTATCCTGCTAAAAAGAAAACACGAAGAGGAACGAGGGGAAAGGGGAGGAAGATAAACTATAAGAAGGACCCCGAGGAGCCAAAGAGAGGAGAGGCTTCAGCAGACACAACCAGAGACCACACTCAGGACAAACAGGTGTGGAGACAGAGTACAGCCCTGCCAGGTGGGCAGAGTAAGAGACCACCTGAAACAGCCTCTTGGCTGCAGTGGAGGACCAGGCAGATAGCACAGCAGCAAGTGCCTCCCACCAGTCAGGGAAGAGACAGAGGACACCGCCCTGCTGAG TCTCTTGCTCAGGCCAGACACGAGCCCACTCGTCCATCAAGGGAGAGGACAGGAGAGGGAGGAAAAGGCGATCTAATGAGCAGAACCCACTGGGGGCAGGATGTTGTGTCCCTCAAGACCTTCGAGAGGCAGAATAGGGAGAGACCTAAGCTGAAGGTGAAGAGTGCTCCAGCTGAGAGTAACATCACTGAGGAGCACCTTCACCTCAGCGATACTGACCCCAGTGCTGACCAGTGTCTGG TTAAAGGCCTGATTGGACCAGGGCAGACCAGGAGTGGGGTCAGAGACAATGATCAGTCCCAGG ATGACACGGACGCTGTGGACGCTGGTCCTCCCCCTGAGTATCCTGCTAAAAAGAAAACACGAAGAGGAACGAGGGGAAAGGGGAGGAAGATAAACTATAAGAAGGACCCCGAGGAGCCAAAGAGAGGAGAGGCTTCAGCAGACACAACCAGAGACCACACTCAGGACAAACAGGTGTGGAGACAGAGTACAGCCCTGCCAGGTGGGCAGAGTAAGAGACCACCTGAAACAGCCTCTTGGATG